A genome region from Candidatus Anaeroferrophillus wilburensis includes the following:
- a CDS encoding HAMP domain-containing histidine kinase: MKIRYKISLWIVGAGLVASLIFFLLVLHEMTELAYDSVDAGLKRAGKQVAAALGQHAVVEGEVIPGLDPLVWVTVVDHKHAVIYRSPAADDVEVPLHHDKRRYTANVVLADGELLPYRVRVTEHRLEGHRCRIQLAMLVTAQHDELFELTIMLLLGLVLSALVLAFISYMVAGRIIRPLATINQLAKEINGKTLDKRIPLGKSDDELRQLSSSLNHMFDRLQHSFLKQKQFIASAAHELKTPIAMLRLFMDNAMNQSDYPDSLRRQLVEQDAILCRMERLVKTLLDLSALELKELVAREAFNLTQLIRSVIHDFAPLLAERRVSLETSLPDNVQLAGDYDKIRRVMINLLDNALAYNCEGGRIRVEIGASEDVVSIRVSNTGPGIPPEDLPRVFDQFYRVEKSRSLSYGGAGLGLAIVKRIVDLHGGTVAMESTKGEWTTAEIRFPQSQ; the protein is encoded by the coding sequence GTGAAAATTCGCTACAAAATCTCTTTGTGGATAGTTGGCGCCGGTTTGGTTGCCAGTCTCATCTTCTTTCTTCTTGTACTCCATGAGATGACGGAGCTTGCCTACGACTCGGTAGATGCCGGTTTGAAACGGGCAGGGAAACAGGTTGCCGCCGCCTTGGGGCAACATGCTGTTGTGGAAGGGGAGGTGATCCCCGGCCTTGATCCGCTTGTCTGGGTCACGGTGGTTGACCACAAGCATGCCGTCATCTATCGATCACCAGCCGCCGATGACGTGGAGGTGCCACTTCACCATGATAAACGAAGATATACCGCCAATGTCGTGCTGGCTGACGGTGAGCTGTTGCCTTACAGGGTAAGAGTGACAGAACATCGTCTTGAAGGGCACCGTTGCCGAATCCAGTTGGCAATGCTGGTTACTGCCCAGCATGACGAGCTTTTTGAGCTCACGATTATGTTGCTCCTGGGTTTGGTGTTGTCCGCCTTGGTCCTTGCTTTCATCAGCTACATGGTTGCTGGTCGGATCATCAGGCCGCTTGCAACCATCAACCAGTTGGCCAAAGAAATCAATGGTAAAACCCTGGACAAAAGAATTCCCCTTGGCAAAAGTGACGATGAACTCCGCCAGCTGTCCAGTTCCCTGAACCACATGTTTGACCGGTTGCAACATTCTTTTCTGAAGCAGAAACAGTTTATTGCCAGTGCCGCCCATGAGTTGAAAACCCCCATAGCCATGCTGCGACTGTTTATGGATAATGCCATGAACCAGTCAGACTATCCGGACTCATTAAGGCGGCAATTGGTTGAGCAGGATGCTATTCTTTGTCGTATGGAGCGCTTGGTGAAAACCCTTCTCGACCTTTCCGCTTTGGAGTTGAAGGAGCTTGTTGCAAGAGAAGCATTCAATCTGACTCAGTTAATTCGATCAGTTATCCATGATTTTGCTCCCCTGCTGGCCGAACGACGGGTCAGCCTGGAAACCAGTTTGCCTGACAATGTTCAGCTGGCCGGAGATTATGACAAAATTCGCAGGGTAATGATCAACCTGCTAGACAATGCGCTGGCCTACAATTGCGAGGGCGGACGAATCAGGGTGGAAATTGGCGCAAGCGAGGACGTTGTTTCAATCCGGGTGAGCAACACTGGCCCAGGGATCCCACCCGAAGATCTGCCCCGGGTATTTGACCAGTTTTACCGGGTGGAAAAATCCCGTTCCCTGTCCTATGGAGGTGCTGGTCTCGGTCTGGCTATCGTCAAGCGCATTGTCGATCTACATGGTGGTACGGTTGCCATGGAGAGTACGAAAGGAGAGTGGACTACTGCCGAGATCAGATTTCCTCAGAGCCAGTAA
- a CDS encoding response regulator transcription factor, which produces MRILIVDDEPQLVEQLRQSLTGQQYHVDTAGDGEEALDRLFDNAYDLILLDIMLPKRDGFEVLKELRQAEIKTPVLMLTARGEIGERVCGLDLGADDYLAKPFSLAELMARIRALLRRSSDHSQPVLTVAEIILNTISREVRNQDHEVPLTPKEFSILEFLLYNKNRVVSRFSIAEHVWGDDFDPFTMSNYIDVHIKNLRRKLDDLNGTIIQTVRGVGYVIKGDKG; this is translated from the coding sequence ATGCGCATTCTGATCGTTGATGATGAACCCCAATTGGTGGAGCAGCTGCGGCAATCGTTGACTGGACAGCAATATCATGTTGATACTGCCGGTGATGGCGAGGAAGCTCTTGATAGACTTTTCGATAATGCCTATGATCTTATCCTTCTGGATATCATGCTGCCTAAAAGGGATGGTTTTGAGGTTCTCAAAGAGCTCCGTCAGGCAGAAATCAAAACCCCGGTGCTCATGCTGACTGCCAGGGGGGAGATTGGTGAGCGGGTGTGCGGGCTTGATCTGGGAGCGGATGACTACCTGGCAAAACCTTTTTCGCTGGCAGAGCTGATGGCTAGAATCCGGGCCCTGTTGAGGCGGTCAAGTGACCATAGCCAGCCGGTTCTCACCGTGGCCGAGATCATCCTCAATACCATAAGCCGGGAGGTCCGGAATCAGGATCACGAGGTGCCTTTGACGCCCAAGGAGTTCTCGATTCTTGAATTTCTTCTCTATAATAAAAATCGGGTGGTTTCCCGTTTCAGTATCGCTGAACATGTTTGGGGTGATGATTTTGATCCTTTCACCATGTCAAACTATATCGATGTTCACATCAAAAACCTACGGCGTAAACTGGATGATCTGAACGGCACCATCATTCAGACAGTGCGTGGTGTGGGATATGTTATCAAGGGTGACAAAGGGTGA
- a CDS encoding diacylglycerol kinase family lipid kinase, producing the protein MQTKNNSQSIMFIINPIAGRGRWEEVQQQINVMLGGGNKELFFHVSRYAGHAEELSRALVVEQPEMIVAVGGDGTVNEVVNGIGCSGIPLGVIPRGSGNGFARHLGIPTRLDRALAIIRTGTATPVDMIKINNRYMVNVSGVGFDAQIAWKFHHGQQRGLASYIKITAAEFFTYRPQSYTLTIDGKKRQELAMLISIANSSQFGNNILIAPRASVRDGLLDLCILHPFPLSAVPGLFFWLLRKKIDQCGYLETIKAKKVTISGHGDRYHLDGEAVESNGLLKAEVVEKSLQVIISPHRQEQL; encoded by the coding sequence ATGCAAACCAAAAACAACTCTCAGAGCATTATGTTCATTATCAACCCCATTGCTGGCCGGGGACGGTGGGAAGAGGTCCAGCAGCAAATCAACGTCATGCTAGGGGGCGGCAACAAAGAGCTTTTTTTTCACGTGAGCCGCTATGCCGGCCATGCGGAGGAATTGAGCCGTGCTTTAGTCGTGGAACAACCGGAGATGATCGTCGCGGTGGGTGGCGACGGGACGGTCAATGAGGTGGTCAACGGCATCGGCTGCAGCGGGATACCGTTGGGGGTCATCCCCCGCGGCTCCGGCAATGGCTTTGCCAGGCACCTGGGCATCCCCACCCGGCTTGACCGGGCACTGGCGATCATCAGGACAGGAACCGCCACCCCGGTGGACATGATAAAGATTAACAATCGCTATATGGTCAATGTTTCGGGGGTTGGTTTTGATGCCCAGATAGCCTGGAAATTCCATCATGGACAGCAGCGGGGGCTGGCTTCCTATATCAAAATTACGGCCGCTGAATTTTTCACCTACCGACCCCAATCCTATACCCTGACCATCGATGGAAAAAAACGCCAAGAATTGGCAATGCTGATCAGCATTGCCAATTCTTCACAATTTGGCAACAACATCCTTATTGCCCCCCGGGCTTCGGTACGCGATGGCCTGCTTGATCTGTGCATTCTTCATCCCTTCCCCCTGTCTGCCGTCCCGGGCCTTTTTTTCTGGCTGCTGCGAAAAAAGATTGATCAGTGTGGCTATCTGGAAACCATCAAGGCAAAGAAGGTGACCATCAGCGGCCATGGCGACCGCTACCATCTTGACGGAGAGGCTGTAGAAAGCAATGGTCTCCTCAAGGCCGAGGTGGTGGAAAAATCCCTGCAGGTGATCATCTCCCCCCACCGGCAGGAGCAGCTATGA
- a CDS encoding sulfatase-like hydrolase/transferase has product MNYIRHRRLLNHYLFLSYLMILTVCSGYLRHITLSGTDVRTILYIIAVYSSYGFIYLLPALLLTKACHRILSRWQDNGGGWVFWVVNCLALTSVSGTILLLLGDRMVYDLYAFHVNGFVWNLVTTPGGISSMGGSSNAFLVIAALVVGMLALQAVVLWLTSAVCRRFLAGEPLRPQKMYLYLLVVFVVFTVGERFTYGISKLQAYGPVLTASNAFPFYQPATFYHLAKKMGYQVEREKAIKVAGYGDLQYPRNPLVVREQGMRPNIVWLVAESWRHDMLDPEIMPATWKFARQAHRFTSNYSGGNGTRMGIFSMFYGLYGPYWFPFLNARQGPVFMDVLQQLNYQISMYTSAKFTYPEFDRTVLVKLPDEVLHECHEGAGWQRDRQNVGDLLAFIRDRDRQQPFFTFMFFESPHARYYFPPESAIRQDYLQELNYATMSLEKDIQRIKNRYINSCSHLDSQFQRIFDVLDKEQLLDTTIVVLVGDHGEEFMEKGRWGHNSEFHEEQVLTPLVVWVPGTGGSVSARMTSHLDIVPTLLPLLGVENPASDYSLGYNLLGSEQRRYTVVGDWSRVAYVDEDYKVVIPFKKAGVVQSRVTTRKDQLEEDQRGFLAAHQNIILTLMKDLSIFKRSAGK; this is encoded by the coding sequence ATGAACTATATCAGGCATCGACGTCTCCTCAACCATTATTTATTTCTTTCCTATCTCATGATTTTGACGGTGTGCTCGGGATACCTGCGACACATCACTCTCTCCGGCACGGATGTGAGGACGATTCTCTATATCATTGCCGTCTACAGCTCCTATGGTTTTATCTATCTCCTGCCGGCACTGCTCCTTACCAAGGCGTGTCATCGCATCCTTAGCCGGTGGCAAGACAATGGGGGCGGCTGGGTGTTCTGGGTTGTCAACTGCCTCGCCCTGACCAGCGTCAGCGGCACTATACTGCTGCTCCTTGGCGATCGGATGGTCTATGATCTGTATGCGTTCCACGTTAATGGTTTTGTCTGGAATCTGGTAACGACTCCCGGCGGCATTTCGTCAATGGGCGGCAGCAGCAACGCGTTTCTGGTGATTGCCGCCCTGGTTGTGGGGATGCTGGCCCTGCAGGCAGTCGTTCTCTGGCTGACCAGCGCCGTTTGTCGACGCTTCCTGGCCGGCGAGCCACTCCGGCCGCAAAAAATGTATCTCTACCTGCTAGTGGTTTTCGTTGTTTTCACCGTGGGAGAGCGTTTTACCTATGGCATCAGTAAACTGCAGGCGTATGGACCGGTGCTGACGGCCAGCAACGCCTTTCCCTTTTATCAACCGGCAACCTTCTACCATCTGGCCAAAAAGATGGGCTATCAGGTCGAGCGGGAGAAAGCCATCAAGGTTGCCGGATATGGGGACCTTCAGTATCCCCGAAACCCATTGGTTGTCAGGGAACAGGGGATGCGTCCCAACATCGTTTGGCTGGTGGCGGAATCCTGGCGTCACGATATGTTGGATCCGGAGATCATGCCTGCTACCTGGAAATTTGCCCGGCAGGCCCACCGTTTTACCAGCAACTACAGCGGCGGCAACGGTACCCGCATGGGGATCTTCAGCATGTTCTACGGCCTGTATGGTCCCTACTGGTTTCCATTCCTCAACGCCCGCCAGGGGCCGGTCTTCATGGATGTGCTGCAGCAGCTCAATTACCAGATCAGCATGTATACCAGTGCCAAGTTTACCTACCCGGAATTTGATCGGACGGTTCTGGTGAAGCTACCGGATGAGGTCCTTCATGAATGCCATGAAGGCGCTGGCTGGCAGCGGGACCGGCAGAATGTTGGTGACCTTTTGGCCTTTATCAGAGATCGTGATCGGCAGCAGCCCTTTTTTACCTTTATGTTCTTCGAGTCACCCCATGCCCGGTATTATTTCCCGCCGGAAAGTGCCATCCGCCAGGACTATCTGCAAGAATTAAACTATGCCACCATGTCCCTCGAGAAGGATATCCAGCGGATTAAAAACCGCTATATCAATTCCTGCAGCCATTTGGACAGCCAGTTTCAGCGGATCTTTGATGTGCTTGACAAGGAGCAGCTGCTGGACACGACAATTGTTGTCTTGGTCGGTGATCATGGTGAGGAGTTTATGGAAAAGGGGCGCTGGGGGCACAATTCGGAGTTTCATGAAGAGCAGGTCCTGACGCCTTTGGTGGTGTGGGTGCCGGGAACCGGCGGCAGTGTCAGTGCGCGGATGACCAGCCACCTGGATATTGTGCCGACCCTGCTGCCCCTGCTGGGGGTGGAAAACCCGGCATCCGATTATTCCCTGGGCTATAATTTGCTGGGCAGTGAACAGCGCCGGTATACGGTGGTTGGCGATTGGTCCCGGGTTGCCTATGTGGATGAGGACTATAAGGTTGTCATTCCTTTCAAAAAAGCCGGCGTTGTCCAAAGCAGGGTGACCACCAGGAAAGATCAGCTGGAGGAGGACCAGCGGGGCTTTCTGGCTGCCCATCAGAATATTATACTTACCCTGATGAAGGATCTGAGCATTTTTAAACGCTCTGCCGGCAAGTGA
- a CDS encoding transporter, translating to MKRRYLLQGMVLSLVICGLLGLTASQSGAGGSAAYPNGAEAFMVGMVPPPGGYFVNYVNYYHASQLMDDDGDDQPVFDEITVKADVLRFIWISKSTFLGGTYGQHLFIPFLDVDLDFTAPVGPKHKTSYSDRGVPYLIYSPLLLGYHLLEGKLHVAVSLADIYIPTGQDDGNLAGVGRNYWTFEPVVAATWLYNQWELSAKFMVDISSRQDDCPTAYGFEVDRKPGQEFHCDYSLSYGFSPQWRLGVSGYYYRQLTDDDYDPDSGVPSEVQALLADDEENHSEVFAVGPGIWYNYQNMFFSLRSQWEMGARNKSEGSSHWFKFTYVF from the coding sequence ATGAAGCGACGTTACCTGCTGCAGGGGATGGTTCTGTCCTTGGTGATATGCGGGCTGCTTGGATTAACAGCAAGCCAATCCGGGGCTGGCGGCAGTGCTGCCTATCCCAATGGCGCCGAGGCTTTTATGGTTGGCATGGTGCCCCCGCCCGGTGGCTATTTTGTTAACTATGTCAACTACTACCATGCCAGCCAGCTGATGGACGATGATGGCGATGATCAGCCGGTGTTTGATGAGATTACGGTCAAGGCTGATGTTTTACGCTTTATCTGGATCAGCAAATCAACTTTTCTGGGGGGAACGTATGGTCAGCATTTGTTTATTCCCTTTCTTGACGTTGATCTGGATTTTACCGCCCCGGTGGGGCCGAAGCATAAGACCAGCTATAGTGACCGGGGGGTTCCCTACCTGATCTACAGCCCGTTGCTGCTGGGTTATCATCTGCTGGAGGGGAAACTGCACGTGGCGGTTTCTCTGGCGGATATCTATATTCCCACCGGCCAGGATGACGGCAACCTCGCCGGTGTCGGGCGCAACTACTGGACCTTCGAACCGGTGGTCGCGGCCACCTGGCTCTACAATCAGTGGGAGTTGTCGGCCAAGTTTATGGTTGATATCAGCAGCCGACAGGATGATTGCCCCACCGCCTATGGTTTTGAAGTGGATCGTAAACCGGGACAGGAGTTCCACTGCGACTACAGTCTGTCCTACGGTTTCAGCCCCCAGTGGCGCCTGGGGGTAAGCGGCTACTACTACCGCCAACTCACCGACGATGACTATGATCCAGACAGCGGTGTTCCGTCTGAGGTGCAGGCATTGCTTGCCGATGATGAAGAAAACCACAGTGAGGTGTTCGCTGTGGGTCCGGGAATCTGGTACAATTATCAGAATATGTTTTTTTCCCTGCGCAGCCAGTGGGAGATGGGGGCCCGGAACAAGAGCGAGGGCAGCAGCCACTGGTTCAAGTTTACCTATGTGTTTTAA
- a CDS encoding TrpB-like pyridoxal phosphate-dependent enzyme, with protein MTMETRKIYLTEDEMPRQWYNLAADLPTPMQPPVAPDGTVVTPEMLAPVFPMNLVEQEFSQERWIDIPEELLGMMARWRPSPLRRALNLEQFLGTPAKIYYKDESVSPAGSHKPNSALPQAWYNKQFGIERLTTETGAGQWGSALSFACALVGLECKVFMVRISYDQKPYRKILMQTWGGKCVASPSSETAIGRKFLEQYPDTPGSLGMAISEAIEAAVTDPTGKTRYSLGSVLNHVMLHQSIIGLEAKKQLAKVGIKKPDVVIGCAGGGSNFAGLAFPFVCDKINGADIEIIPTEPQSCPTMTKAPFAYDFGDASGMTPLLPMFTLGHTFVPPPLHAGGLRYHGMAPLVSQAAVEGLIKAASIPQLECYAAAVQWARTEGPICAPETSHAVAAVIREALKAKEEGKEKVILFNYSGHGLLDLSGYDAYLSGKLSNYEIPEEDFSDALKSSLDSLPAADAKKTGKWS; from the coding sequence ATGACGATGGAAACGAGAAAAATTTATTTGACTGAAGATGAGATGCCCCGGCAGTGGTATAACTTGGCTGCTGATTTACCTACCCCCATGCAACCGCCGGTTGCTCCCGACGGAACTGTTGTAACGCCGGAGATGCTGGCGCCGGTTTTTCCCATGAATCTGGTGGAACAGGAGTTCAGCCAGGAACGCTGGATTGATATCCCGGAGGAGCTGCTGGGAATGATGGCTCGCTGGCGTCCTTCTCCATTGCGGCGGGCGCTGAATTTGGAGCAGTTCCTGGGAACCCCGGCAAAAATCTACTACAAGGACGAAAGTGTTTCGCCGGCCGGCAGCCATAAACCAAACTCAGCGTTGCCCCAGGCCTGGTATAATAAACAGTTTGGCATCGAACGGCTGACCACGGAAACCGGTGCCGGCCAGTGGGGCAGTGCCTTGAGTTTTGCCTGCGCACTGGTGGGACTTGAATGCAAGGTGTTTATGGTTCGTATCAGTTATGACCAGAAACCGTATCGCAAGATTCTCATGCAAACCTGGGGCGGCAAATGTGTCGCCAGCCCCAGCAGTGAAACGGCGATCGGCAGAAAATTTCTTGAACAATATCCCGATACCCCGGGCAGCCTGGGAATGGCTATCAGTGAGGCCATTGAGGCTGCGGTGACCGATCCGACCGGCAAAACCCGTTATTCCCTGGGCAGCGTTCTCAATCACGTGATGCTGCACCAGTCAATCATTGGTCTTGAGGCAAAAAAACAGCTGGCCAAGGTGGGCATCAAGAAGCCGGATGTGGTGATTGGCTGTGCCGGCGGGGGCAGTAACTTTGCCGGGTTGGCATTTCCCTTTGTCTGCGATAAGATCAACGGTGCCGATATCGAGATTATCCCTACGGAGCCCCAATCCTGTCCGACAATGACCAAAGCTCCCTTTGCTTACGATTTTGGCGATGCCTCCGGCATGACTCCCCTGCTGCCCATGTTTACCCTTGGCCATACCTTTGTGCCGCCCCCCCTGCATGCTGGTGGCCTTCGTTATCATGGCATGGCGCCGCTGGTGAGCCAAGCGGCCGTCGAGGGCCTGATTAAAGCGGCCAGCATTCCCCAGCTCGAATGTTATGCGGCGGCGGTGCAGTGGGCTCGGACGGAAGGGCCCATCTGTGCCCCGGAAACCAGCCACGCTGTGGCGGCGGTAATCCGGGAAGCCCTGAAGGCGAAGGAGGAGGGGAAGGAAAAGGTGATCCTTTTCAACTACAGTGGCCACGGACTGCTGGACCTGTCCGGCTACGATGCGTATCTGAGCGGCAAATTGAGCAATTATGAAATTCCTGAAGAAGACTTTAGCGATGCACTCAAATCTTCACTGGATTCGCTGCCGGCTGCAGATGCCAAAAAAACCGGTAAATGGTCATAA
- a CDS encoding NADH-quinone oxidoreductase subunit N produces MQISLFLPELALIAMILVLFFASLGSNIKTGSVQGLALIFAALAVVAAVLSFSQQGLMFFDAYRVDAFSQTFKVLITGGLLLVVFMGPGLTGIEARIKPEYYLFLTVSTLGLVFLSSAVELLTILISLEISSYALYVVIPFRRHNGFRVQMEAGIKYVLFGAVSTGLTLFGMSYVFGFAHSTYLSELSRVIPSLLLEQPLAVIGMVMMMCGFFYKLALFPMHFWTPDVYEGAANETTTFVATLPKVGAVALLIRLVVLTGVEVGQFTWILATVAVLSMTVGNLSALVQDDLKRLLAYSSIAHAGYVMVGILSVGELGMSSAIYYIAGYVIMNLACFYVIYHLAPTGENVTFADLKGLHRKSPLLAFTLAAGAFGMAGIPPTVGFTGKFVLFTAAIDKGMYALVILAMVNAAISAFYYLKMVRAAYSQDGEQQTTVVLGMPARLLGVILVLAILLIGIFPQSFIALAREAVAVL; encoded by the coding sequence AGATATCACTGTTTCTTCCTGAACTGGCTTTAATAGCGATGATTTTGGTGTTGTTTTTTGCCTCCTTGGGCAGCAACATCAAGACCGGCAGTGTGCAGGGGCTGGCGCTGATTTTCGCCGCCCTGGCGGTGGTTGCCGCGGTGCTTTCCTTCAGTCAGCAGGGCCTGATGTTTTTCGATGCCTATCGGGTGGATGCCTTTTCCCAGACCTTTAAGGTGCTGATTACCGGCGGCCTGCTGCTGGTGGTCTTCATGGGGCCCGGATTGACCGGGATTGAGGCGCGGATCAAGCCGGAATACTATCTTTTTCTGACCGTCAGCACCCTTGGGCTGGTGTTTCTGAGTAGTGCCGTTGAACTGTTGACCATTCTTATCAGTCTGGAGATCTCATCGTATGCCCTCTATGTGGTCATCCCTTTCCGGCGGCACAATGGCTTTAGGGTACAGATGGAAGCGGGCATCAAGTATGTCCTGTTTGGTGCCGTTTCCACCGGCCTGACTCTCTTTGGCATGAGTTATGTGTTCGGTTTTGCCCACAGCACCTACCTGTCCGAATTGAGCCGGGTTATCCCTTCGCTGCTTCTTGAGCAGCCTCTGGCGGTCATCGGCATGGTGATGATGATGTGCGGTTTTTTCTACAAACTGGCTCTCTTTCCCATGCATTTCTGGACCCCTGATGTCTATGAGGGCGCAGCCAACGAAACAACAACCTTTGTCGCTACCCTGCCGAAGGTAGGGGCAGTTGCCCTGCTTATCCGCCTGGTGGTCCTGACTGGGGTGGAGGTGGGACAGTTTACCTGGATCCTGGCCACCGTTGCAGTCCTGTCCATGACCGTCGGCAACCTTTCAGCCCTTGTGCAGGATGACTTGAAGAGGCTGCTGGCCTATTCCAGCATCGCCCATGCCGGTTATGTCATGGTCGGCATTCTCAGCGTTGGTGAACTGGGCATGTCGTCGGCCATTTACTACATTGCCGGCTATGTAATCATGAATCTGGCCTGCTTTTATGTTATTTATCATCTGGCGCCGACGGGGGAGAATGTCACCTTTGCCGATCTGAAGGGGTTGCACCGGAAATCTCCTCTGCTGGCCTTTACCCTTGCCGCCGGTGCTTTTGGTATGGCAGGGATTCCGCCAACCGTGGGTTTTACCGGCAAATTTGTGCTGTTTACCGCAGCGATTGACAAGGGGATGTACGCCCTGGTTATTCTGGCAATGGTGAATGCCGCCATCTCAGCTTTCTATTACTTGAAGATGGTGCGGGCTGCCTATTCGCAGGATGGTGAACAACAGACAACAGTGGTGCTGGGCATGCCGGCGCGATTGTTGGGCGTCATCCTGGTGCTGGCCATTCTTCTGATTGGTATTTTCCCCCAAAGCTTTATCGCCTTGGCCAGGGAGGCGGTAGCGGTTCTCTAG